From Streptomyces sp. SAI-135:
TGCAGGATCGCGACCATCAGCACGGCGACCGGCTGGTCGAAGTCGATGAGCTTGCGCACCTGCGGAGAGGACAGGACGTCGTCCGGTCGGCGGATGTCGGCGTCGACGATGTCGGCGCGCGGGTTGTCGGCGAGCAGGGTGGTGCTGTGGGCGACGGCCACCGGGTCCCTGTCGACGTAGACCACCCGGGCCCGCGAGTCCGCCGCCTGGGCCACCTCGTGGACGTTGCCCTGCGTGGGGATGCCCGAGCCCAGGTCGATGAACTGGCGCACACCGGTCTCGGCCAGGAACCGCACGGCCCGGCCGAGGAAGGCGCGGTTGGCCCGGGCCAGCGCCCGCACCTGGGGGTCGATGGCGGTGACGGCCGCGACCGCCTCCCGGTCGATGGCGAAGTTGTGCTCCCCGCCCAGCAAGGCGTCGTACATCCGGGCTACGCTCGCCTTGTCCGGATCCGTCCCTGGCGGCAGAGCATCCGAGTCGGTCACCAGAACGTCCTTCCGCACCAAGCTACTTGACGCCCCATCATATAGTTGCCCTGCGACGTCCGGCGATCAATGGCCCCGCCGGACGCCCGGACCCCCACCCGGAAAGGCCCCAGGACCCTGCGGAACGAACCGCACAGCCGCTCCGACGACACCCCCACCGCCAAGCCCCAGCCCCGCCGTTCGGCGTTCTCCCCCGCGGCCGACGTCATCGGCTCGGAGCTCGACCTGGGGTTGACGGGCAGCCATGTCGTGCACGCGCTGACGCCCGGCTTCTGCGACGCCGCGTCCCTGTACCTGCTGGAGCGGTGGCGGCGCGAGGAGATCACGTACGCCGGCGCCGACCCCGCCCAGATCGAGGCGCGCCGACTGGCCCTGCGCGTGGGCACGGACGCGCCCGAGTCCTGGGAACGCATCCTGCCGGTCGGCGAGGTGCTCGTCTTCCCCCGCGCGACCCCGTACGCCCGCGCGCTGACCGACGGGCACGCGCAACTGCTCGACTCGGTCGACGACCACACGGCCGAGCGGCTCGCCGCCTCCGCCGGTGAGGACGCACGCATCGGCGAACTCCTCAAGACGCGCTCCTTCCTCGTGGTGCCGCTCCGGCTGCGGGGCGGGGCGATCGGCTTCGTGGCCTGCTCCCGCGGACCGGACCGGGGGCCGTTCCTGACCGCCGAGATCGCCGCCGTGGAGTCGCTGGCCGCGCGGGCCGCCGTCGCCCTGGACAACGCGCGCCGCTACGAGCACGAGCGCCGCACCGCCCTTGCCATCCGGGGCAGCCTGCTGCCCGGGACGATCCAGGAGGTCGAGGGGTGCCGCATCGCCCACGGCTCGCTGCCCGCCGGACAGGGTTCGATCATCGGCGGCGACTGGTTCGACGTGCTGAGGAGGCCGGGCGACCGGGTCAGTCTGATCGTCGGGGACGCCATGGGCCACGGCCCGGAGTCCGCGGTGGCGATGATCCAACTGCGCACCGCCGTACGCACCCTGGCCGGTATGGACATCCCCGCAGCCGATCTCGTACGCCGGCTCGACGCGCTGGCCAGCGACACCCCTGGCGCCTCCTTCGCGACCTGCATCTACGCCGAGTGGGATCCCCGGCAGGGCACCTGCACCCTCGTGGGCGCCGGTCACCCTCCCCCGCTCCTGCGCGGTCCGGACGGGCGCACCGCTCCGGTCGCGCTGGCCGGCGCGGGCCTGCCGCTCGGCCTCGCCGCGGGCACCTACGAGCCGACCGTGCTGA
This genomic window contains:
- a CDS encoding SpoIIE family protein phosphatase, which produces MAPPDARTPTRKGPRTLRNEPHSRSDDTPTAKPQPRRSAFSPAADVIGSELDLGLTGSHVVHALTPGFCDAASLYLLERWRREEITYAGADPAQIEARRLALRVGTDAPESWERILPVGEVLVFPRATPYARALTDGHAQLLDSVDDHTAERLAASAGEDARIGELLKTRSFLVVPLRLRGGAIGFVACSRGPDRGPFLTAEIAAVESLAARAAVALDNARRYEHERRTALAIRGSLLPGTIQEVEGCRIAHGSLPAGQGSIIGGDWFDVLRRPGDRVSLIVGDAMGHGPESAVAMIQLRTAVRTLAGMDIPAADLVRRLDALASDTPGASFATCIYAEWDPRQGTCTLVGAGHPPPLLRGPDGRTAPVALAGAGLPLGLAAGTYEPTVLSIEDPALLVLYSDGLVESRDADIDQEIARLARALDAAAVDHDPLPSLCRRLLHAPSDPAGADDRTLLLAELQPVKR
- a CDS encoding SAM-dependent methyltransferase; protein product: MTDSDALPPGTDPDKASVARMYDALLGGEHNFAIDREAVAAVTAIDPQVRALARANRAFLGRAVRFLAETGVRQFIDLGSGIPTQGNVHEVAQAADSRARVVYVDRDPVAVAHSTTLLADNPRADIVDADIRRPDDVLSSPQVRKLIDFDQPVAVLMVAILHFVAPEENPAGIVAAFRDALPGGSWLALSHATDQDRPDTAAAVTQLYRSRATSPVTVRSHDEIRDLFTGFDLAEPGLVHVPLWRPDAGEDIPENPSEYWVYAGVGRKSE